In a genomic window of Planctomycetota bacterium:
- a CDS encoding CARDB domain-containing protein, with product MTLHGHNPRTPAARAAVGCVRGRSLGVSLTVHLCVLLGAALPVRAGRVIAPDLQRLTQDSEAIIHGLVLSTQARWVDDARGRRIRTYATVRCHQWLKGQGGNEVVVELPGGLVGEIRERVTPAVRVSRGEEVVLFLKGDPLRPAAGVASKFLVERGAAHGLLGVMPLPELVSQVDALTGRRPRQAVKPRPEPAQPQAPPLRLKPEPKAGAAAPKPDASQSATHLAAAAAKALGPVLPAAGWTTIKSETFDGAWPNDWALYGNIGTPAITWGQEDYYRRSGNYSGWAAGATHNPLTQSLPKPASGTLISRMTYGPFDLRGATDARVTFWTTYQLAVNDKLRWEVSKDGSNFYGGFQGEGNTLGTWSQVTLDLKAVPTLGNLCGHDGIYFRLQCDSDDEGAWVKGPFVDDLLIEKYVVDNMPDVAIDAFSITPRQSSVGTELTASVTVRNAGTGTLTQDFAVDFYRNRTSAPGSGDAGDYTWTVTDDLAPGETRVLTWNFTPAAYGTYHAYVAVDRANTLPEYDEANNRRGPLSYYVIQANWQAVKIEDFEGLWPNDWAVNSNFTDGTNLITWAPQTWLAVGDSKAGGGQANSVDPASTPGTMWAGGILGTMTYGPFSLVGCTDARVRFFVSYDLGADDKIRWEASINGTAFYGLNYTNGNTLPGWSEVTFDLKSVPTLGNLCGQATVYFRLVCESGSTDGGNKGPFVDDIVIERYGASLPWITSISPGSESAGTNSQVTITGTNFGTQGANSRVQFFQAAGNPKLNAAIVSWSNTAIVCTVPEDASSGPVTVRNQAGGESNNYTFVVTFGYGGIKWPGSSPTLTYRINENTADCTGEGAAVQAAFATWNAAGAAFAFAYGGTTSATNASNNGINEIFWDTTPEDPNATALNTTWFTGSTILESDIAFNDEKLWSTAGASNAQDVESIALHELGHSLQLSDLYGTVDSYNDSGKVLYGRGLIGGQKRSLTTQDINGINWIYPNTTLGIAVTPATWTIPGLQPAGGTVLTASGTRFQIQNTGNVSETLRLKVATQDSLGRWTAGSSAGAERYWLRALFCGAAETPASGDFASDDTVTTTVQAATASARFNRAGASYGVNMAVNAFAYLWFRLDLPLSVTDGASHQITVEVSCETP from the coding sequence GTGACACTCCACGGACACAACCCGCGCACGCCGGCCGCTCGCGCCGCGGTCGGCTGCGTCCGCGGCCGCAGCCTCGGTGTGAGCCTCACCGTGCACCTCTGCGTCCTGCTGGGCGCCGCGCTCCCGGTGCGCGCGGGACGCGTCATTGCCCCGGACCTCCAGCGCCTCACGCAGGATAGCGAGGCCATCATCCACGGCCTCGTGCTGAGCACCCAGGCTCGCTGGGTGGACGATGCGCGCGGGCGCCGCATCCGCACCTACGCCACGGTCCGCTGCCACCAGTGGCTCAAAGGCCAGGGCGGCAACGAGGTGGTGGTCGAGCTTCCCGGCGGCCTGGTGGGCGAGATTCGCGAGCGGGTCACCCCCGCGGTGCGCGTCAGCCGCGGCGAAGAGGTCGTGCTCTTCCTCAAGGGAGACCCATTGCGACCCGCCGCCGGCGTCGCCAGCAAGTTCCTCGTCGAGCGGGGCGCGGCCCACGGGCTCCTGGGGGTCATGCCCCTGCCCGAACTGGTGAGCCAGGTGGATGCTCTCACCGGCCGCAGGCCGCGGCAGGCCGTCAAGCCGCGCCCCGAGCCCGCCCAGCCGCAGGCCCCGCCACTTCGCCTCAAGCCAGAGCCGAAGGCGGGCGCTGCCGCGCCCAAGCCCGACGCCTCCCAGAGCGCCACGCACCTGGCCGCCGCGGCGGCCAAGGCCCTTGGCCCCGTCCTCCCCGCCGCAGGCTGGACGACCATCAAGAGCGAAACCTTCGACGGCGCCTGGCCGAACGACTGGGCGCTGTACGGCAACATCGGCACTCCCGCGATCACCTGGGGGCAGGAGGACTACTACAGGAGGTCGGGCAACTACAGCGGCTGGGCCGCGGGCGCCACCCACAACCCCTTAACCCAATCGTTGCCCAAGCCGGCCAGCGGCACCCTCATCAGCCGGATGACCTACGGCCCGTTCGACCTCCGCGGCGCCACCGACGCCCGCGTCACCTTCTGGACAACCTATCAGTTGGCGGTCAACGACAAGCTGCGCTGGGAGGTGTCGAAGGATGGCAGCAACTTCTACGGCGGCTTCCAGGGCGAGGGCAACACCCTCGGCACCTGGAGCCAGGTGACCCTCGACCTCAAGGCCGTGCCCACCCTCGGCAACCTCTGCGGCCACGATGGCATCTACTTCAGGCTCCAGTGCGACTCCGACGATGAGGGGGCCTGGGTCAAAGGCCCCTTCGTAGACGACCTGCTCATCGAGAAGTACGTGGTGGACAACATGCCCGACGTGGCGATTGACGCCTTCAGCATCACCCCGCGCCAATCGTCCGTGGGCACGGAACTGACCGCCTCGGTGACCGTGCGAAACGCGGGAACAGGCACCCTGACCCAGGACTTCGCCGTGGATTTCTACCGGAACCGCACCTCGGCCCCCGGCAGCGGCGACGCGGGCGACTACACGTGGACAGTGACCGACGACCTCGCCCCGGGCGAAACCCGCGTGCTCACGTGGAACTTCACACCGGCGGCCTATGGAACCTATCACGCCTACGTGGCCGTGGACCGCGCCAACACCCTCCCCGAATACGACGAGGCGAACAACAGGCGCGGGCCCCTCTCCTACTACGTCATCCAGGCCAACTGGCAGGCCGTGAAGATCGAGGACTTCGAGGGCCTGTGGCCCAACGACTGGGCAGTGAACAGCAACTTCACCGACGGCACGAACCTGATCACCTGGGCGCCGCAGACCTGGCTCGCCGTCGGCGACAGCAAAGCGGGCGGCGGCCAGGCCAACTCCGTGGACCCCGCCAGCACCCCCGGCACGATGTGGGCGGGGGGCATCCTGGGCACCATGACCTACGGCCCCTTCAGCCTCGTGGGCTGCACCGACGCGCGCGTGCGATTCTTCGTGTCCTACGACCTCGGCGCCGACGACAAGATCCGCTGGGAGGCGTCAATCAACGGCACCGCCTTCTACGGCCTCAACTACACCAACGGCAACACCCTGCCTGGCTGGTCCGAGGTGACGTTCGACCTCAAGAGCGTGCCCACCCTCGGCAACCTCTGCGGGCAGGCCACCGTCTACTTCCGCCTCGTCTGCGAATCCGGCAGCACCGACGGTGGCAACAAGGGCCCCTTCGTGGACGACATCGTGATCGAGCGCTACGGCGCCAGCCTGCCCTGGATCACCTCGATCTCCCCGGGCAGCGAGTCGGCGGGCACCAACTCCCAGGTGACGATCACCGGCACCAACTTCGGCACCCAGGGCGCAAACAGCCGCGTGCAGTTCTTCCAGGCCGCGGGCAACCCCAAGCTCAATGCCGCGATCGTCTCGTGGTCCAACACCGCCATCGTGTGCACCGTGCCCGAAGACGCCTCGAGCGGCCCCGTCACCGTCAGGAACCAGGCCGGCGGCGAGAGCAACAACTACACCTTCGTCGTCACCTTCGGCTACGGCGGCATCAAGTGGCCCGGCAGCAGCCCCACCCTCACCTACCGCATCAACGAGAACACCGCCGACTGCACCGGCGAGGGCGCCGCCGTGCAGGCCGCCTTCGCCACCTGGAACGCCGCGGGCGCCGCCTTCGCCTTCGCCTACGGCGGCACAACCTCCGCCACCAACGCCAGCAACAACGGCATCAACGAGATCTTCTGGGACACGACGCCCGAAGACCCCAACGCGACGGCGCTGAACACCACCTGGTTCACCGGCAGCACCATCCTCGAGAGCGACATCGCCTTCAACGACGAGAAGCTCTGGAGCACCGCCGGCGCGTCGAACGCCCAGGACGTCGAGAGCATCGCCCTGCACGAGCTGGGCCATTCGCTCCAGCTCAGCGACCTCTACGGCACCGTCGACTCGTATAACGACTCGGGCAAGGTGCTCTACGGCCGCGGGCTCATCGGCGGGCAGAAACGCAGCCTGACCACGCAGGACATCAACGGCATCAACTGGATCTACCCCAACACGACCCTCGGGATCGCCGTGACCCCCGCGACGTGGACCATCCCCGGCCTCCAGCCCGCCGGCGGCACCGTGCTCACGGCCTCCGGCACGCGGTTCCAGATTCAGAACACGGGCAACGTCAGCGAGACCCTGCGCCTCAAGGTCGCCACGCAGGACAGCCTGGGGCGCTGGACGGCCGGCAGTTCCGCGGGCGCCGAGCGCTACTGGCTGCGGGCGCTCTTCTGCGGCGCCGCCGAGACCCCCGCGTCGGGCGACTTCGCGAGCGACGACACGGTGACCACCACGGTGCAGGCGGCCACGGCCAGCGCCCGCTTCAACCGCGCGGGCGCGAGCTACGGCGTGAACATGGCCGTCAACGCCTTTGCCTATCTGTGGTTCCGCCTCGACCTGCCGCTGTCGGTTACCGACGGCGCCTCGCACCAGATCACGGTCGAGGTGAGTTGCGAAACGCCCTGA